The following nucleotide sequence is from uncultured Draconibacterium sp..
GAAAAAAGTAACCCCATTTTACCACTATTAAGATGCTATAAAAATAACTACCGGGCCAATGCTTCGTATAAATACACGTTGAGCGGATAAAGTTGCTCGTAGAACTTTACCAACTGCTTAATGTAATTATCGCCAGTTACCTCGTTCTCTCCCAGCGTTTTTGAGTAGATAAAGGATTTATATTTTAGCAACTCAATGTGCTCATGATCCTTTGCAAAACCTTTTGGTGCTAACTTCAATTTATCATCAAACATTTCCGGAAATTCTTTTTTAAAATCAGGCTCATTTATAATATCCAACAACTCATCGCCATGATTTGCCACATAGTTTCTGATTGATTTTAATACCGGAGAGGGCGGCATATAAATTCCGCCGGCAACAAAACAACCACCGGGTTCCAAATGAAAATAATAACCCGGGTTCATACTTTTACGGCCACCTTTACATACAAAACTGCCAAAATTTGTTTTATACGGGCGTTTATCTTTCGAAAAGCGCACATCGCGAAAAATCCTAAAAACACAGTCTTTAGGTAATAATCCTCGCACAGCGGGATCGAATTCACCAATCTCATTAATTAATACATCGGTAAGAAAAATTACTTTTTCCTTGCTTTCTTCGTACCATTTCCGGTTATCGTTAAACCACTCGCGGTTGTTGTTTTCTGCCAACTGTTTTAAAAATCCAAGAACTTTCTCCATAGTAGAATATTTTGCACTATTTTAGCTTTCAATGTAGACAAAAACAGAACTGATGCCAAAAAAGTTTGCTTTAATTGTTGCGGGCGGTAGCGGAAACAGAATGGAATCTGCTGTTCCGAAACAATATCTCGAAATTGAAGGGAAGCCCATTTTAATGTACACTTTTGAAGCCTTTCGGCGTTTTGATCCTAAAATTGAATTTGTGCTGGTTTTACCTAAAAACCAAACTGAACACTGGAACAAACTCTGCGAAAAGCACACATTTAACACCAAATACAAACTTGCATTTGGTGGCGAAAACCGGTTTCAATCTGTAAAAAACGGGCTGGAAAAAATTGATGAAGAGGGCATTGTTTTTATACACGACGGTGTTCGTCCGCTGGTTTCGGAAGAAACTATTAAGCACTGTTTTACCGAAGCAAAAAAATCGGGAAACGCTTTGCCTGTTGTTCCTCCGTCCGAGTCGGTTCGTTATTCCGATAAAAGCGGAAATAAAGCAGTAGACCGAAGCAACTATTTCTTGGTACAAACACCACAAACTTTTGATGTTCAATCCATAAAAGAGGCGTATAGAAAGGCTAAACACGAAAATTTTACCGACGATGCTTCCGTTCTCGAAAATGCCGGACACAAAATTAATCTTGTTGAAGGAAACCGCGAAAACATTAAAATTACCTGGCCACAAGACCTCATAATTGCAAAATCCTTTCTTTTTCCACAATAGAATAATCGCCATTAATTGGTAAATATTCGCCACTTACCGATTTACCCCAAGGAAACTTTTTAAAACAAAATAGTTTTACATTTCCTTAATATGTACATAAAAGTGCTCAATTTTAGGAACATTGTAAGTTAAACTTTAAGTAAACTTTTTATATCGACAAAGTTTCCTAGCAAAAAAACAATACTTTTGCCACGTGGAAGAAAAAAAGAAATATATCATTGAAAACGTAGGACGGCTTTATTTTAAGCATGGAATACGCGCTATTACAATGGATGATGTGGCGGCCGAATTTGGCATTTCAAAAAAAACGTTGTACCAGTATTTCTCCGACAAAAAAGACCTGGTTACCCAGGTTATTGAATTTTTTTTGGAAGAAAGTGGCGAAACATTCAAACAGCTTGACGATAAAAATGCCATCGACAGTATGCTTTTAATACGCAAACATGTGGCATTCATTTATAAATTCTACAACAACGGAATTGAAAAGGATTTAAAAAAGTACTACCCCGAGCTGTATAAGAAGATTAACGAAGTTAAACGCGAACGAATATTTACCAATACCATCGATAATCTGAAACAGGGCATGAGCCAAGGCTTTTACCGTACCGATCTCGATCCGTATTTTATCGCCAAACTGCAGGTGGGCCGAATGTTATTTACCATGAATCCTGATTATGGAATTTTTGAAGAATACGAAGTGAATTCGCTCGCATTTTTCGACAGCGTGATGGATTACCACATGAATGCTATTTGTAACGAAAAAGGAATAAAATATTATAAAAAACAGCTAAACAAAGTTCAGTATGAAGAAACAAATTAAACA
It contains:
- a CDS encoding 2-C-methyl-D-erythritol 4-phosphate cytidylyltransferase, with amino-acid sequence MPKKFALIVAGGSGNRMESAVPKQYLEIEGKPILMYTFEAFRRFDPKIEFVLVLPKNQTEHWNKLCEKHTFNTKYKLAFGGENRFQSVKNGLEKIDEEGIVFIHDGVRPLVSEETIKHCFTEAKKSGNALPVVPPSESVRYSDKSGNKAVDRSNYFLVQTPQTFDVQSIKEAYRKAKHENFTDDASVLENAGHKINLVEGNRENIKITWPQDLIIAKSFLFPQ
- a CDS encoding DUF2461 domain-containing protein, translated to MEKVLGFLKQLAENNNREWFNDNRKWYEESKEKVIFLTDVLINEIGEFDPAVRGLLPKDCVFRIFRDVRFSKDKRPYKTNFGSFVCKGGRKSMNPGYYFHLEPGGCFVAGGIYMPPSPVLKSIRNYVANHGDELLDIINEPDFKKEFPEMFDDKLKLAPKGFAKDHEHIELLKYKSFIYSKTLGENEVTGDNYIKQLVKFYEQLYPLNVYLYEALAR
- a CDS encoding TetR/AcrR family transcriptional regulator, with product MEEKKKYIIENVGRLYFKHGIRAITMDDVAAEFGISKKTLYQYFSDKKDLVTQVIEFFLEESGETFKQLDDKNAIDSMLLIRKHVAFIYKFYNNGIEKDLKKYYPELYKKINEVKRERIFTNTIDNLKQGMSQGFYRTDLDPYFIAKLQVGRMLFTMNPDYGIFEEYEVNSLAFFDSVMDYHMNAICNEKGIKYYKKQLNKVQYEETN